In Gracilimonas sp., a single window of DNA contains:
- a CDS encoding bifunctional nuclease family protein, whose amino-acid sequence MSKVLMEILGLSTSPSSGGAYALILSEAEGNQRLPIIIGSFEAQAIALELENIKPPRPMTHDLLKNFVLSFDTEIKQIYINDLSEGTFYAQIIYERENQLIELDARPSDAIALAVRFNAPIYVNEEVLDEAGISTEPEHQTLEEALQGDETSPGQKELSQLEKLEAELKTAIETENYEKAAKIRDRISKMKG is encoded by the coding sequence TTGAGTAAAGTGTTAATGGAAATATTAGGACTGTCAACCAGCCCCAGCAGTGGCGGTGCTTATGCTTTAATTTTGAGTGAAGCAGAGGGCAATCAAAGATTACCGATTATAATTGGTTCATTTGAAGCGCAGGCTATTGCGCTCGAGCTGGAAAATATAAAACCACCCCGACCAATGACCCACGATTTGCTCAAAAACTTTGTGCTTAGTTTCGACACGGAAATTAAACAGATTTATATCAATGATTTGTCGGAGGGTACTTTTTATGCTCAAATAATTTATGAGCGCGAGAATCAACTTATCGAATTAGATGCTCGTCCGAGTGACGCGATAGCATTAGCTGTTCGTTTTAATGCACCTATTTATGTTAATGAAGAAGTGCTGGATGAAGCCGGAATAAGTACTGAACCTGAGCATCAAACTCTGGAAGAAGCGTTGCAGGGTGATGAAACTTCACCGGGACAGAAAGAGTTATCACAACTGGAAAAACTGGAAGCAGAACTTAAAACTGCTATTGAAACTGAAAACTACGAGAAAGCGGCAAAAATAAGAGACCGCATTTCTAAAATGAAAGGATAA
- the ndhC gene encoding NADH-quinone oxidoreductase subunit A, with protein MLENYFPILILAVVAVILAFVLLALSKILGPFRPNKTKLNPYESGMDPVGEARDRYSISFYLVAMEFIVFDLEVVFIYPWAVRYLELGFGTFMAMMLFITVLFVGLLYTLKKGTLDWDLNHFKA; from the coding sequence ATGCTCGAAAATTATTTTCCGATTTTAATTCTTGCTGTCGTTGCCGTCATTTTGGCTTTTGTATTATTGGCTTTATCCAAAATACTCGGCCCCTTCCGCCCCAATAAAACCAAGTTGAATCCATATGAAAGTGGTATGGATCCGGTTGGGGAAGCCAGAGATCGCTATTCCATTAGTTTTTACCTGGTTGCCATGGAATTTATTGTATTCGACCTTGAGGTTGTTTTTATATACCCTTGGGCGGTAAGATATCTTGAACTAGGTTTCGGAACTTTTATGGCGATGATGCTATTTATCACAGTACTATTCGTGGGGCTGCTTTACACACTTAAAAAAGGCACCTTAGATTGGGACTTAAATCATTTTAAAGCTTAA